A section of the Streptococcus oriscaviae genome encodes:
- a CDS encoding GNAT family N-acetyltransferase → MILETNRLLLRPWSEADAVDLFAEASHPEVGPAAGWPVHQSLEESREIIKTVLSQPETYALVLKETGQVIGSIGLMIGKQSGLDLPDSEAELGYWLGQGFWGQGLVPEACHALLGYGFSQLGLEQIWCRAFLENSKSQRVQEKLGFVYQYLLEDVYFSLIDEIRTERVSLLTKEKWQARKEEL, encoded by the coding sequence ATGATTCTTGAAACCAATCGTCTTTTGCTCCGCCCTTGGAGTGAGGCAGACGCAGTAGATTTATTTGCTGAGGCCAGTCATCCAGAAGTTGGTCCCGCAGCAGGTTGGCCAGTTCATCAGAGCCTAGAAGAGAGTCGGGAGATTATCAAGACGGTCCTCAGCCAACCAGAAACCTATGCCCTTGTCCTCAAAGAAACAGGACAGGTGATAGGCAGTATCGGCCTTATGATTGGAAAGCAAAGCGGTCTTGATTTGCCTGACTCTGAAGCTGAGCTAGGCTACTGGCTTGGGCAGGGATTTTGGGGACAAGGCCTGGTACCAGAGGCCTGTCACGCGTTGTTGGGCTACGGCTTTAGCCAACTAGGTTTAGAGCAGATTTGGTGCCGTGCTTTTCTAGAAAATAGCAAGTCCCAACGGGTCCAAGAAAAGCTGGGCTTTGTTTATCAATACCTATTGGAAGATGTTTATTTCTCGCTCATTGATGAGATCCGTACCGAACGCGTGAGCTTACTGACCAAGGAGAAATGGCAGGCTAGAAAGGAAGAATTATGA
- a CDS encoding PadR family transcriptional regulator, with protein sequence MRETQMLKGVLDGCVLQLISRKENYGYELVQALRAQGFENMVGGTIYPLLQKLEKNGLIYSQNKPSPDGPDRKYFYLTEEGQGYLDDFWFQWSELVDKVEKVKGE encoded by the coding sequence ATGCGAGAAACGCAGATGCTCAAGGGAGTTCTGGATGGTTGCGTCTTGCAACTTATTTCCCGGAAGGAGAACTACGGCTATGAACTGGTTCAAGCCCTGCGAGCCCAAGGTTTTGAAAATATGGTAGGAGGCACCATCTATCCCCTCCTGCAAAAATTGGAGAAGAATGGTCTGATTTACAGTCAAAACAAGCCTTCGCCAGATGGGCCAGACAGGAAGTATTTTTATCTGACAGAGGAAGGACAGGGTTACCTAGATGATTTTTGGTTTCAGTGGAGCGAGTTGGTGGACAAGGTTGAGAAGGTGAAAGGAGAGTAA
- a CDS encoding MerR family transcriptional regulator → MNIKQASLATGLSADTIRYYERIGLLPPIERTDSGIRKFSDKDIAILEFIHCFRAAGMSIDSLTSYMNLIPAGDKTLLTRQRILQEEKNRLIEEKSKIEQALKRLEQKLADYETSLAQFEERLFKEVKEEEQ, encoded by the coding sequence ATGAATATCAAGCAAGCTAGCCTTGCAACAGGGCTGTCAGCAGATACCATTCGCTACTATGAACGCATCGGGCTCTTGCCACCCATTGAGCGAACAGATTCAGGTATTCGGAAGTTTTCGGACAAGGACATTGCGATTTTAGAATTTATTCATTGTTTTCGCGCCGCAGGTATGTCCATTGACTCCTTGACGAGTTACATGAATTTGATTCCCGCTGGGGATAAGACCTTGCTTACGCGGCAGCGGATTTTGCAAGAAGAAAAAAATCGTCTAATCGAGGAGAAGTCTAAAATTGAACAAGCCTTGAAGCGATTAGAGCAGAAATTGGCGGACTACGAAACCAGTCTGGCTCAGTTTGAAGAAAGGTTGTTTAAGGAAGTAAAGGAGGAAGAACAATGA
- a CDS encoding FtsX-like permease family protein, with protein MLGLTSKLAWSNLLKNRALYYPYALVTVLSAALSYIFTSLSLNPELANVWGGRGVIAVLNFGTVVVMIAVAVMIFYANSFVMKNRSKEFGVYSILGLEKKHLLLMTLIESLLFAVVTTILGLIIGIALDKLFYALLLKLMQMKVILASVFQWASVATVLGYFAGIFLLICLLNVGKLGLTDSLKMVQNKKQGEKKGRLLWLQTIVGLVVLGTAYYLAQTVTSPVKALGTFFLAVLMVIFATYLLFNAGTISLLNWLKGRKKYYYQPANFISISNLVFRMRKNAMGLATIAILSTMFLVTLIGGSNIFFGGRDHILRQNPNDFIIGIGLSRTEADTQLIEAEAASLMEKLDIPLEKQVTYSYIDEFVTGVSQKEIDLLNEGEELGVDFSDKTGLIYIIDQAAYQQMTGKKLSLDDHQVALYSKQANYQLNQELKVEGQTFQVSQLLSTNPTIGHLPDTTSFLLNQYFVLVVKDLKLVQTDDKQHFYLGFESSLSEEEQIEARDRFMMGLFESELWSRYSSSAHLAYRAYSLHDYFGFAGSLLFIGLILALVFLMATVLVIYYKQISEGYEDRSRFVIMHKVGLDEQETKRSIRKQMVTVFFLPLVFAFLHLAFAYKMLSRILSLMGVVNSDLMLQVTIGVCLVYVVTYLLVYNLTSVSYRKIIS; from the coding sequence ATGCTAGGATTGACAAGTAAACTAGCCTGGTCTAATCTTTTAAAAAACCGAGCCCTCTATTATCCCTACGCCTTGGTGACGGTGCTTTCAGCAGCCCTCTCTTATATCTTTACCTCCCTCAGCCTAAATCCAGAGCTGGCCAATGTTTGGGGCGGAAGAGGCGTCATTGCTGTACTCAATTTTGGTACGGTTGTGGTCATGATTGCTGTGGCTGTTATGATTTTTTATGCCAATTCCTTCGTGATGAAAAATCGCTCCAAGGAATTTGGAGTTTACAGTATTTTGGGTTTGGAGAAAAAACACCTTCTCCTTATGACCTTGATTGAAAGCCTTCTTTTTGCGGTGGTAACAACCATTTTAGGGCTTATCATTGGAATTGCTCTGGACAAGCTCTTCTACGCCCTGCTGCTCAAATTGATGCAGATGAAAGTGATACTAGCCTCGGTCTTTCAATGGGCGAGTGTGGCAACTGTTCTAGGCTACTTTGCGGGCATCTTTCTTCTAATTTGTCTGTTGAATGTTGGAAAACTTGGCTTGACAGATTCGCTAAAGATGGTTCAGAATAAGAAACAAGGGGAAAAGAAAGGTCGCTTGCTATGGTTACAGACCATCGTTGGTCTGGTGGTTTTAGGAACGGCCTACTATTTGGCCCAAACAGTGACCTCTCCCGTCAAGGCGCTGGGCACCTTTTTCCTAGCAGTTCTTATGGTTATCTTTGCGACCTATCTCCTCTTTAATGCAGGAACCATCAGCCTACTCAATTGGCTAAAGGGGCGCAAGAAATATTACTACCAACCTGCAAACTTTATCTCTATTTCCAATCTTGTCTTTCGGATGAGGAAAAACGCCATGGGGCTGGCTACGATTGCCATCTTGTCCACCATGTTTCTGGTAACCCTTATTGGAGGAAGCAACATCTTTTTTGGTGGGAGAGATCATATCCTTCGGCAAAATCCCAATGATTTTATCATTGGAATTGGTCTTTCTCGCACAGAAGCTGATACTCAGCTGATTGAAGCAGAGGCGGCTTCTTTGATGGAAAAACTCGACATCCCTCTTGAAAAGCAAGTGACCTATTCTTATATTGACGAATTTGTTACAGGAGTCAGTCAGAAGGAAATTGACCTTCTAAACGAAGGGGAAGAGTTGGGCGTGGATTTTTCCGATAAGACAGGACTCATCTATATCATTGATCAGGCAGCCTACCAACAGATGACTGGGAAGAAGCTGAGTCTGGATGATCATCAGGTAGCCCTTTATAGTAAGCAGGCCAACTATCAGCTTAATCAGGAGCTGAAAGTAGAAGGACAGACCTTCCAAGTGAGCCAACTCTTATCCACAAACCCTACGATAGGTCACCTTCCTGACACCACATCCTTCTTGCTAAATCAGTACTTTGTTTTAGTTGTCAAGGATTTGAAGCTTGTTCAAACTGATGATAAGCAGCATTTCTACCTAGGCTTCGAGTCCAGTTTGTCAGAAGAAGAGCAGATAGAGGCGCGTGACCGTTTTATGATGGGGCTATTTGAAAGTGAGTTATGGAGTCGCTATTCCTCCTCGGCCCACCTTGCCTACCGAGCTTACTCCCTACATGACTACTTTGGTTTTGCGGGCTCCCTCCTCTTTATTGGCTTGATTTTGGCCCTTGTCTTTCTAATGGCGACAGTTCTAGTCATCTACTACAAGCAAATTTCAGAAGGATATGAGGATCGTAGTCGGTTTGTTATTATGCATAAGGTCGGCTTGGATGAGCAAGAAACCAAGCGCAGTATTCGCAAACAGATGGTCACTGTTTTCTTCCTGCCGCTTGTCTTCGCCTTTCTCCACCTCGCCTTCGCCTATAAGATGCTCAGCCGTATTCTTAGTCTGATGGGAGTTGTCAATTCTGACTTGATGCTTCAAGTCACCATAGGTGTTTGTCTGGTCTATGTGGTAACTTACCTGCTCGTTTACAACCTGACCTCTGTTTCCTATCGAAAGATTATTTCATAA
- a CDS encoding DUF2829 domain-containing protein, translating to MTFEEILPGLKAKKKYVRTGWGGAENYVQLFDTIEVNGQKLEATPYFLINVTGEGEGFSMWSPTPCDVLATDWVEVHD from the coding sequence ATGACATTTGAAGAGATTTTACCAGGCCTCAAAGCTAAGAAAAAATATGTTCGCACAGGCTGGGGCGGAGCGGAGAACTACGTTCAGCTCTTTGACACCATTGAAGTCAACGGTCAAAAACTAGAAGCGACGCCATATTTCCTCATCAACGTGACCGGCGAGGGTGAAGGCTTCTCCATGTGGAGCCCGACCCCCTGCGATGTCCTTGCGACCGACTGGGTGGAAGTCCATGACTAA
- a CDS encoding 3-oxoacyl-ACP reductase — MTKTALITGVSSGIGLAQARIFLEKGWRVYGIDQDSKPNLAGDFHFLQLDLTGDLSPVFSWCQTVDVLCNTAGILDDYRPHLDIEEEELAQVFAVNFFAVTRLTRPYLQQMVDRQSGIIINMCSIASSLAGGGGSAYTASKHALSGFTKQLALDYAKDKVQVFGIAPGAVQTGMTRKDFEPGGLADWVADQTPIGRWTQPDEIAELTLMLATGKLASMQGQIITIDGGWSLK, encoded by the coding sequence ATGACTAAGACAGCCCTCATCACCGGCGTTTCCAGCGGCATTGGACTTGCACAGGCGCGGATTTTTTTGGAAAAAGGCTGGCGCGTGTACGGGATTGACCAGGACAGCAAGCCTAATCTGGCAGGGGATTTCCACTTCTTACAACTAGACCTAACTGGTGATTTATCCCCAGTCTTTTCATGGTGCCAGACAGTTGATGTCCTCTGTAACACCGCAGGCATTCTAGACGATTACCGTCCCCACCTAGATATTGAGGAGGAGGAATTAGCTCAGGTTTTCGCGGTTAATTTTTTTGCGGTGACAAGACTAACCCGCCCTTATCTGCAGCAAATGGTGGACAGGCAGTCCGGTATCATTATCAATATGTGCTCTATAGCCTCCAGTCTAGCAGGTGGAGGGGGCTCAGCCTATACTGCCTCCAAGCACGCTCTTTCAGGCTTTACCAAGCAACTGGCTTTGGACTATGCCAAGGACAAGGTGCAGGTATTTGGTATTGCCCCCGGTGCTGTCCAGACAGGCATGACCCGGAAGGATTTTGAACCCGGGGGATTAGCCGATTGGGTGGCAGACCAGACACCTATCGGACGCTGGACTCAGCCTGACGAAATAGCAGAGCTGACTCTTATGCTGGCTACTGGAAAACTAGCCTCCATGCAAGGCCAGATTATCACCATTGACGGCGGCTGGAGTTTGAAATAG
- a CDS encoding DUF2974 domain-containing protein, with amino-acid sequence MANLLNYIDDCQFDSFYDQPLNRLDILALTEIAYLPFDQLAPYAFSLAEAIRLDQLAVKFTQAFADGYPPLLMVTKERLKLLDKLSKSKRFKHIKVLGFVDDYDLDKQKQFAALCYKVCRDTYLVSFRGTDDTIIGWKEDFHMTYMAEIPAQKSASNYLSKLMDSLTGHFYISGHSKGGNLAVYASSQQTADKQEHILKVLAFDAPGVHRSIIESDGFKAIESRIETIIPENSIVGMMLETPKGAHIVQSRAIGLLQHITFSWEIENHDFKPAETLSGNSIQVDKTLKTWTANLSDEELKHFFDTFFGLFIEAGIHRFNDITKDTLQKIQQLIANSQHLTSQEREMVDRLLLSLLDTRYQIWKEDLLQNLAKPQEKIEEWLKPFFAEKKEEAEL; translated from the coding sequence ATGGCAAACCTACTCAACTATATTGACGACTGTCAATTTGACAGTTTTTACGATCAGCCCCTCAATCGGCTGGACATCCTCGCTCTGACAGAAATAGCCTATCTTCCCTTCGACCAACTGGCTCCTTATGCCTTTTCTCTGGCAGAGGCCATCCGTCTGGATCAACTCGCAGTCAAGTTTACTCAAGCCTTCGCAGATGGTTATCCTCCCCTGTTGATGGTGACTAAGGAGCGCTTGAAACTGCTGGACAAACTCTCCAAAAGCAAGCGGTTCAAGCATATCAAGGTTCTAGGGTTTGTTGATGATTATGACCTAGATAAACAAAAACAATTTGCCGCCCTCTGCTACAAGGTCTGTCGCGATACCTATCTTGTCAGCTTTAGGGGAACAGACGACACCATTATCGGTTGGAAGGAAGATTTCCACATGACCTACATGGCGGAAATCCCTGCCCAAAAATCTGCCAGCAACTACCTGAGCAAGCTGATGGACAGTCTGACAGGACACTTCTATATCTCAGGTCATTCTAAGGGAGGCAATCTGGCTGTCTATGCCTCCAGCCAGCAAACGGCGGATAAACAGGAACACATTCTAAAAGTTCTAGCCTTTGATGCCCCCGGAGTCCACCGCTCCATCATAGAATCTGATGGTTTTAAGGCTATCGAGAGCCGCATCGAAACCATCATCCCAGAAAACTCTATTGTCGGCATGATGTTAGAAACACCCAAAGGGGCTCATATTGTCCAAAGCAGAGCCATTGGACTCCTCCAACACATCACCTTCTCCTGGGAGATAGAGAACCATGACTTCAAACCTGCAGAAACCCTTAGCGGAAATAGCATCCAAGTAGACAAAACTCTCAAAACATGGACAGCCAATCTGTCTGATGAAGAACTCAAACACTTCTTTGACACATTCTTTGGCCTCTTTATCGAGGCCGGCATCCACCGCTTCAATGACATCACAAAAGATACCCTACAAAAAATCCAACAGCTGATTGCCAACAGCCAGCACCTAACCAGCCAAGAAAGGGAGATGGTGGACCGCCTCTTACTCTCTCTGCTTGACACCCGCTATCAGATCTGGAAGGAAGACCTCCTTCAAAACCTAGCTAAGCCGCAGGAAAAAATAGAAGAATGGCTCAAGCCTTTCTTTGCAGAGAAAAAAGAAGAAGCTGAATTATAA
- a CDS encoding zinc-dependent alcohol dehydrogenase family protein — translation MKSVEFIAAGKVGIREIEKPQLIEADDAIIRVVRSCVCGSDLWAYRGLSEKAEHSANSGHEVIGIVEEVGSAVTTVKKGDFVIAPFTHGCGQCAACRAGFEGGCQGHGPATNFSSGYQAEYVRYTHAQWSLIKIPGQPSDYSEGMIASFLALADVMPTGYHAARVANVQAGDTVAVIGDGAVGLCAVIAAKLRGAKRIIVMSRHKDRQELALEFGATDIVEERGEEGVARVLELTQGAGVDAALECVGTTLSTETAAKIVRPGAIVGRVGVPHGEDIQLSSYFMSNTGFAGGPASVTTYVKGGLLQAVLDGLINPGKVFTKVYKLDDIAQAYQDMDERKTIKSMLTME, via the coding sequence ATGAAATCAGTAGAGTTTATTGCAGCGGGAAAAGTTGGTATTCGAGAAATAGAAAAACCTCAACTTATAGAGGCAGATGATGCCATTATCCGTGTGGTTCGTTCTTGTGTCTGTGGTTCAGACCTTTGGGCTTATAGGGGCCTGAGCGAAAAGGCGGAGCATTCAGCTAATAGCGGTCATGAGGTTATCGGAATTGTAGAGGAAGTAGGTTCAGCCGTTACAACAGTGAAAAAAGGTGACTTTGTTATTGCCCCCTTCACTCATGGCTGTGGACAGTGTGCGGCCTGCCGTGCAGGCTTTGAAGGCGGATGTCAAGGACACGGCCCAGCAACAAACTTTTCATCAGGCTATCAGGCAGAATACGTTCGCTATACTCATGCCCAATGGTCCCTCATTAAAATTCCGGGGCAGCCAAGTGATTACAGCGAAGGGATGATTGCTTCTTTTCTGGCTCTTGCTGATGTGATGCCTACGGGCTATCATGCAGCTCGTGTGGCAAATGTGCAGGCTGGAGATACTGTTGCGGTAATCGGAGATGGGGCGGTTGGTCTGTGTGCTGTTATTGCGGCCAAGCTACGCGGAGCCAAGCGCATCATTGTGATGAGCCGTCATAAGGATAGACAGGAACTGGCACTAGAGTTTGGCGCAACAGATATTGTTGAAGAACGTGGCGAGGAAGGTGTGGCTAGGGTCTTGGAATTGACACAGGGAGCCGGCGTGGATGCTGCCCTAGAATGTGTTGGAACGACCCTATCGACAGAAACAGCTGCCAAGATTGTTCGGCCGGGGGCGATTGTCGGCCGTGTCGGTGTTCCGCATGGTGAGGACATCCAACTATCTAGCTATTTTATGTCCAACACTGGTTTCGCAGGTGGCCCAGCTTCAGTGACAACCTATGTGAAGGGAGGCCTGCTTCAGGCTGTCTTGGATGGTCTTATCAATCCAGGTAAGGTGTTTACCAAGGTCTATAAGCTGGATGACATCGCTCAGGCCTATCAGGATATGGATGAGCGCAAGACCATCAAATCAATGTTAACCATGGAATAG
- a CDS encoding zinc-ribbon domain-containing protein — protein MVIIFGTKNKSEDLGATDAEVLYANCHNQSPWHVHVVDKKFTLFFMSIFTLSSTYYLLCPICQYGRQISKQDAKELVGRT, from the coding sequence ATGGTTATTATTTTTGGAACAAAGAATAAGTCAGAAGATTTAGGTGCCACAGATGCTGAAGTACTCTATGCGAATTGCCATAATCAATCACCTTGGCATGTACATGTAGTAGATAAAAAATTTACGCTCTTTTTCATGTCGATTTTTACCCTGAGTTCGACTTACTATCTGCTTTGTCCCATTTGCCAGTATGGCAGACAAATTTCCAAGCAGGATGCAAAAGAGTTGGTGGGTCGCACTTGA
- a CDS encoding ASCH domain-containing protein, whose product MTPTQLWQDFLAINPQAGPEPEAWAFGAEADRLADLVARGIKTSTSSAHALYAVEGEEIPKAGGYDIILDGQGQAVCIIQTTKVYVTPFSQVTAEHAYKEGEFRQEGDLSVIKEKSLVHWRQVHEELFTIWLKEAGLSFSEEMLVVCEEFELVYPK is encoded by the coding sequence ATGACCCCAACACAACTCTGGCAAGATTTTCTTGCCATCAATCCCCAAGCAGGTCCTGAGCCAGAGGCCTGGGCTTTTGGGGCGGAAGCTGATCGTCTGGCTGATTTAGTAGCCAGAGGTATAAAAACCTCAACCAGCTCTGCCCATGCCCTCTACGCAGTAGAGGGAGAAGAAATCCCAAAAGCTGGTGGCTACGACATTATTCTCGATGGTCAGGGGCAGGCTGTTTGCATTATCCAAACTACCAAGGTCTATGTGACGCCCTTTTCTCAAGTGACAGCAGAGCATGCCTACAAGGAGGGCGAGTTCCGTCAGGAAGGCGATTTGTCTGTCATAAAAGAGAAAAGTCTGGTCCACTGGCGGCAGGTTCATGAGGAGCTCTTTACCATTTGGTTAAAAGAAGCTGGCCTTTCTTTCTCGGAGGAAATGCTAGTGGTCTGTGAAGAATTTGAATTGGTTTATCCAAAGTAG
- a CDS encoding sensor histidine kinase — MTKKEFTVFIKSWLFTRLLFLLAYGAFFVLIGGISLLFEVERALVFYTLSLLSLLVIVVIFADLVREFSRYKQVLRGDILEAGSASEQVLQERVLELAEELKEAVSRQQQKQDDFQDYYTLWAHQMKIPIAASQLLLGELGAGEPKRALERELFKIEQYTGLVLNYLRLESFHEDLQVEQVAVEELVKQTVKKFSLFFIENKISLELGNLDCLLATDRRWLGLLLEQLISNAVKYTRPGRIAIFLEEDDLIVQDTGIGIASSDLERVFDRGFSGYNGRRTQQSSGLGLYLSKRIATELGYGLTLTSQVGKGTQVRIRLKQEDLVFK; from the coding sequence ATGACTAAAAAGGAATTTACCGTATTTATAAAGTCGTGGTTGTTCACTCGTCTGCTCTTTTTGCTTGCCTATGGGGCTTTCTTTGTCCTGATTGGCGGCATCAGTCTTCTTTTTGAGGTAGAGAGGGCTCTGGTCTTTTATACCTTGAGTCTCTTGTCTTTGCTTGTGATAGTGGTCATATTTGCGGATCTGGTTCGGGAATTTTCCAGGTATAAACAGGTCTTGAGAGGGGATATTCTAGAAGCAGGTTCTGCCAGTGAACAGGTTTTGCAGGAACGGGTACTTGAACTGGCAGAGGAGCTCAAAGAGGCGGTGTCTAGGCAGCAGCAAAAGCAGGATGACTTTCAGGACTATTATACGCTGTGGGCCCATCAGATGAAGATTCCCATTGCGGCTAGCCAGCTTCTCTTGGGAGAGCTTGGTGCGGGGGAACCGAAGCGGGCTCTGGAGCGTGAGCTTTTCAAAATCGAACAATATACAGGTCTGGTTCTCAATTATCTCCGGCTGGAGTCTTTTCACGAGGATCTGCAGGTGGAGCAAGTGGCAGTTGAGGAGCTGGTCAAGCAGACGGTAAAGAAGTTCTCTCTTTTCTTTATAGAAAACAAAATCAGTCTGGAGCTAGGGAATCTGGATTGTTTGCTTGCGACTGATCGGCGCTGGCTGGGCTTGTTATTGGAACAATTGATTTCCAACGCCGTTAAATATACTCGGCCGGGCCGGATTGCTATTTTCTTAGAAGAGGATGATTTGATTGTTCAGGATACGGGAATCGGCATTGCCTCTTCGGATCTTGAGCGGGTCTTTGACCGCGGTTTTTCAGGCTATAATGGTCGCAGGACGCAGCAGTCCTCAGGACTCGGTTTGTACCTGTCCAAGCGCATCGCGACAGAGCTGGGTTATGGATTGACCTTGACTTCACAAGTTGGAAAAGGAACTCAGGTGCGTATCAGGCTAAAGCAAGAAGACTTGGTATTCAAGTAA
- a CDS encoding ABC transporter ATP-binding protein — MSLLDVQHVKKIYQSRFKAGQVEALKDIHFSVEKGEYVAIMGESGSGKSTLLNILAMLDKPTQGKVMLNGLDMQSIKNKEASAFRREKLGFVFQDFNLLDTLTVKDNVLLPLVLSRVAVKEMDKRVLDVLNQLEIATLRDKMPYEISGGQQQRVAVARAIITNPEILLADEPTGSLDSKSSATLLDVFDHINETGQTILMVTHSTAAASRAKRVLFIKDGILYNQIYRGDKSSQEMYQQISDTLTLMANRGE; from the coding sequence ATGTCATTATTAGATGTGCAACATGTGAAAAAGATTTATCAATCCCGTTTTAAAGCGGGGCAAGTTGAAGCCTTGAAAGATATTCACTTCAGTGTGGAAAAGGGAGAATATGTAGCCATTATGGGTGAATCCGGCTCTGGTAAGTCTACCCTGCTCAATATCTTAGCTATGCTGGATAAGCCGACTCAGGGCAAGGTCATGCTCAATGGTTTAGATATGCAGTCGATTAAAAATAAAGAGGCTTCTGCCTTTCGTCGTGAAAAACTTGGTTTTGTCTTTCAAGATTTTAATTTGCTAGATACCCTCACGGTTAAGGATAATGTACTGTTGCCCTTGGTTTTATCAAGAGTGGCAGTTAAGGAAATGGACAAGCGCGTGCTGGATGTTCTCAATCAGTTAGAGATTGCAACCCTCAGAGATAAGATGCCTTATGAAATTTCAGGCGGTCAACAGCAACGGGTAGCTGTGGCTCGGGCCATTATCACCAATCCAGAGATTCTTCTAGCAGATGAGCCGACCGGTTCTTTGGATTCCAAATCTTCAGCCACCTTGCTGGATGTCTTTGATCATATCAATGAAACGGGGCAGACCATTTTGATGGTGACCCATTCAACCGCTGCCGCCAGTCGGGCCAAGCGAGTTCTCTTTATCAAGGATGGCATTCTCTACAATCAAATTTACCGCGGAGATAAAAGCAGTCAGGAGATGTACCAGCAAATTTCCGACACCTTGACTCTAATGGCGAATCGAGGTGAGTGA
- a CDS encoding response regulator transcription factor: protein MQKIVIIEDDVTIRQLVAKNLRNWGYEVAEVEGFQTVLEELSSLEPHLVLLDIGLPFFNGYYWCQEIRKTSNVPIIFLSSHDQPMDIVMAINMGADDYVTKPFDMTVLLAKIQGLLRRTYDFIGEQSKLWFEDIALDLKTMQIQYKGQVEDLTKNEFQIVRVLFERPLTVVSRDELMRELWNSDLFVDDNTLTVNVARLRKKLADLGLEQLIATKKGVGYGLVKSHD from the coding sequence ATGCAGAAGATTGTCATCATAGAAGACGATGTAACCATTCGCCAATTGGTAGCCAAGAACCTCCGCAACTGGGGCTATGAGGTAGCAGAAGTAGAGGGTTTTCAGACGGTCTTAGAAGAACTTTCCAGTTTGGAACCTCATCTTGTTTTATTGGATATTGGGTTGCCGTTTTTTAATGGCTATTATTGGTGTCAGGAAATCCGAAAAACATCCAATGTACCAATCATTTTTTTGTCCTCACACGATCAGCCGATGGACATTGTGATGGCTATCAATATGGGAGCGGACGACTATGTGACCAAGCCCTTTGATATGACCGTTCTTTTGGCGAAGATTCAAGGGCTTCTGCGCCGAACCTATGATTTTATCGGGGAGCAGAGCAAGCTCTGGTTTGAGGACATTGCTTTGGATTTGAAAACCATGCAAATCCAGTATAAGGGGCAGGTTGAGGATTTGACAAAGAACGAATTTCAGATTGTTCGTGTCCTATTTGAGCGGCCGCTAACCGTAGTCAGCCGTGATGAGCTGATGCGAGAATTATGGAATAGTGATCTTTTTGTGGATGATAATACTTTGACCGTCAACGTTGCCCGTCTGCGGAAAAAGTTAGCTGATTTAGGTTTGGAACAATTGATTGCGACCAAGAAAGGGGTCGGATATGGTTTGGTGAAGTCGCATGACTAA
- a CDS encoding DUF1803 domain-containing protein — protein sequence MIRHYNASKLARSSFFRQLIQYVDQEGSVTLRQIKEVFPDQAKLNRQLEAFIEAGYIERRNRRYQLAFTYLTSLEGIALDSEVFVESDSSLLAALEELHFLVELVNETNQAIIQEEVDFLREELTLSSYFYKVREQLPLSPEQEELFHLLGDVNYQYAMKYLTTFLLKFSRKERVIQKRPDIFVGALLLLGYIKKIDEQAYQLTMELDRENLVFRPPSDREKQTRD from the coding sequence ATGATTAGACACTACAATGCAAGCAAGTTGGCTCGCTCTTCCTTTTTCAGGCAATTGATTCAGTATGTAGACCAAGAGGGTTCCGTGACCTTACGTCAAATCAAGGAGGTCTTTCCAGACCAAGCCAAGCTAAACCGACAACTGGAGGCCTTTATTGAAGCGGGCTATATCGAGCGCAGGAATCGCCGGTATCAACTGGCTTTTACTTACCTAACCAGTCTTGAAGGAATAGCGTTGGATTCCGAAGTTTTTGTGGAATCGGACAGTTCGCTGTTAGCTGCTTTGGAAGAGTTACACTTTTTGGTGGAGTTAGTCAATGAAACCAATCAAGCTATCATTCAAGAAGAGGTGGATTTTCTTCGAGAAGAATTGACCTTATCCTCGTATTTCTACAAGGTTAGGGAGCAACTGCCTTTATCACCTGAACAGGAAGAACTGTTCCACCTGCTGGGAGATGTCAATTATCAGTATGCCATGAAATACCTGACCACCTTCTTGCTCAAGTTTTCGCGCAAGGAACGAGTTATCCAGAAACGACCGGATATTTTTGTAGGAGCGCTACTTCTGCTTGGTTATATCAAAAAGATTGATGAGCAAGCCTATCAGTTGACGATGGAGCTTGATAGGGAAAATTTGGTCTTTCGACCGCCTTCTGATAGAGAAAAACAAACAAGGGATTGA